The following coding sequences are from one Hyphomicrobiales bacterium window:
- the cobA gene encoding uroporphyrinogen-III C-methyltransferase, protein MRAFPIFLQAEGRTIIVFGGGAEAAAKLRLVVKTEAHVLVVAPELVTGEIDLGDAEWVQTDPLDFAFPDNTALAYAATGDEALDAQIADHARANHVLVCAADQPDVSDFITPAIVDRDPVVIAIGTEGTAPVLARMIKAQIEAALPQGLGALAKLANGFRDRVADAIAPGSGRRQFWRTFFKGALQGRLDVETASKRAEALLSGQNDVQTREGFVSFVGAGPGGQDLMTLRARKLLDEADVVLFDALVAPEILELARREALMVNVGKRCGKHSLKQHEICDLITQHAGEGHHVVRLKGGDPAIFGRLAEELDAVSRAGLAFEVVPGVTAAAAASASAAAPLTERGHAQELRVITAHGADGDADVDWASLARSDSAIAVYMGKRAAADVQRQLILNGRAPSTPVVLVENAGRSDERIHSTSLGALANTAKTTGKGAPLMMLIGVVSRRAAAQRTYLQDQPTSSDRKAA, encoded by the coding sequence ATGCGCGCGTTCCCGATTTTTCTTCAGGCTGAGGGCCGCACTATCATCGTCTTTGGCGGGGGTGCCGAAGCGGCCGCCAAGCTGCGCTTGGTCGTCAAGACCGAGGCGCATGTCCTCGTGGTGGCGCCGGAGCTCGTCACCGGCGAGATCGATTTGGGCGATGCTGAATGGGTGCAGACTGACCCGCTGGACTTTGCTTTCCCCGACAACACCGCGCTTGCCTATGCCGCGACGGGCGACGAAGCGTTGGACGCGCAGATTGCGGACCATGCCCGCGCCAACCATGTTCTCGTCTGCGCCGCTGACCAGCCGGACGTTTCCGATTTCATCACGCCCGCCATTGTCGACCGCGATCCTGTCGTGATCGCCATCGGCACCGAGGGTACGGCGCCGGTGCTGGCCCGCATGATCAAAGCGCAGATTGAAGCAGCACTGCCCCAGGGCCTGGGCGCCCTAGCCAAGCTCGCCAATGGCTTTCGCGACCGAGTCGCTGACGCCATCGCGCCGGGCAGCGGTCGCCGGCAGTTCTGGCGCACTTTCTTCAAGGGTGCGCTGCAGGGTCGCCTGGATGTTGAAACTGCAAGCAAGCGCGCTGAGGCGCTTCTCTCCGGGCAAAACGATGTGCAGACCCGTGAGGGGTTCGTCAGCTTCGTCGGAGCCGGACCAGGCGGTCAGGATCTGATGACCTTGCGCGCCCGGAAACTGCTCGATGAAGCTGACGTTGTCCTTTTCGACGCGTTGGTCGCCCCGGAGATCTTAGAACTTGCCCGCCGCGAAGCGCTGATGGTCAATGTAGGCAAGCGTTGCGGCAAGCATTCTCTGAAACAGCATGAGATTTGCGATCTCATCACACAACACGCCGGCGAGGGCCACCATGTGGTCCGCCTGAAAGGTGGCGATCCGGCGATCTTTGGCCGTCTTGCCGAAGAATTGGATGCCGTGAGCCGCGCCGGGCTTGCCTTCGAGGTCGTGCCCGGCGTTACCGCCGCCGCCGCCGCCAGCGCATCTGCCGCCGCACCGCTCACTGAGCGCGGTCATGCCCAGGAATTGCGGGTGATCACCGCGCACGGCGCTGATGGTGATGCCGACGTCGATTGGGCATCGCTTGCCCGCAGCGACAGCGCGATCGCCGTCTATATGGGCAAGCGCGCAGCTGCCGATGTGCAGCGCCAGCTTATCCTCAACGGCCGCGCTCCATCGACGCCGGTTGTGTTGGTGGAAAATGCCGGGCGCAGTGACGAACGCATCCATTCAACGAGCCTCGGAGCGCTCGCGAACACCGCCAAAACCACCGGCAAAGGTGCGCCGCTGATGATGTTGATCGGTGTCGTCTCTCGCCGAGCCGCCGCGCAGCGAACTTACTTGCAAGACCAGCCCACCAGTTCAGACCGAAAGGCCGCATGA
- a CDS encoding nitrite/sulfite reductase, producing MYTYDAHDQALVDARAHEFRDQVARRLAGQLTEDEFKPLRLQNGLYLQLHAYMLRVAIPYGVLSSDQLRMLGHLADRYDRGYGHFTTRHNIQYNWTKLEDVADMLDLLASVQMHAVQTSGNCIRNVTTDAYAGVAADEYVDPRPVSELLRQWSTLHPEFAFLPRKFKIAVTGAAEDRAAMKFHDIGIAVKAGEGGDPLFDIWVGGGQGRTPRVAVLFEENVSLDDLLPTLDAMLRVYNLHGRRDNKYKARIKILVAEMGLDAYRAEVIADMAARDRATFADAPAEYARIAAQFAEARQPALTPVLVTRDDPGFSAWLDENVMAHRVDGYAAVTISLKAEGAIPGDATGEQMKAIADLAERHSASEIRVTHRQNLVLPWVPQSELRAVYEALVKLGLAEANIGLASDIISCPGLDYCALATARSIPVAQRLSQELRAREKREDLRGITVNISGCINACGHHHAATIGILGLNRAEQENYQITLAGRADEGAQVGTILGPGFDAEALPGAIHRILDTFQALRQNGESLADVYARVGKDPFKAAAYEQLDRAA from the coding sequence ATGTACACTTATGATGCCCATGATCAGGCGCTTGTTGACGCGCGTGCGCACGAATTTCGTGACCAGGTGGCGCGCCGCCTAGCTGGCCAGCTAACCGAGGACGAATTTAAGCCGCTGCGCCTGCAAAACGGCCTCTATCTGCAGCTGCACGCCTATATGCTGCGGGTCGCGATCCCCTATGGCGTTTTGTCGTCCGACCAGTTGCGCATGCTCGGGCATCTGGCCGACCGCTACGACCGCGGTTATGGCCATTTCACGACGCGTCATAACATCCAATACAACTGGACGAAGCTGGAAGATGTCGCCGACATGCTCGACCTTCTGGCCTCGGTCCAGATGCATGCCGTTCAGACCTCTGGCAATTGCATCCGTAATGTCACCACCGATGCCTATGCCGGTGTCGCCGCAGATGAGTATGTCGACCCCCGCCCGGTCTCGGAATTGCTGCGCCAATGGTCGACGCTGCATCCCGAGTTCGCGTTTTTGCCGCGCAAGTTCAAAATCGCCGTAACCGGCGCTGCCGAAGACCGCGCGGCGATGAAATTCCACGATATCGGTATCGCCGTGAAAGCAGGTGAGGGCGGCGACCCGCTGTTTGATATCTGGGTCGGCGGAGGGCAGGGCCGCACGCCGCGCGTTGCGGTGCTGTTTGAAGAGAATGTGTCGCTCGACGATCTGCTCCCAACGCTCGACGCGATGCTGCGAGTCTACAATCTGCACGGCCGCCGCGACAACAAGTACAAAGCCCGCATCAAGATCCTGGTCGCCGAGATGGGACTGGACGCCTACCGCGCCGAGGTTATCGCCGACATGGCAGCCCGTGACCGCGCCACCTTCGCTGATGCGCCGGCTGAATATGCGCGCATCGCCGCGCAGTTTGCTGAGGCGAGGCAACCGGCGCTCACGCCTGTCTTGGTGACCCGAGACGATCCAGGTTTTTCCGCGTGGCTCGATGAAAACGTCATGGCCCATCGGGTTGATGGCTACGCCGCCGTCACGATCTCGCTGAAAGCTGAAGGTGCCATTCCTGGCGATGCCACTGGCGAGCAGATGAAAGCGATCGCTGATTTGGCCGAGCGCCATTCCGCCTCAGAAATCCGCGTCACCCATCGCCAGAACCTGGTGCTGCCATGGGTGCCACAATCGGAGCTGCGCGCCGTCTACGAGGCTCTGGTGAAACTCGGCCTCGCCGAAGCGAATATTGGTCTGGCAAGCGACATCATCTCCTGTCCGGGCCTTGATTATTGTGCACTGGCGACCGCGCGCTCGATCCCAGTTGCACAACGTCTGTCGCAGGAGTTGCGGGCCCGTGAGAAGCGCGAAGATTTGCGCGGTATCACGGTGAACATTTCCGGCTGCATTAACGCTTGTGGTCACCATCACGCTGCCACCATCGGCATTTTGGGGCTGAACCGCGCCGAGCAGGAGAACTACCAGATCACGCTCGCCGGCCGCGCTGATGAGGGCGCGCAGGTCGGCACGATCCTTGGGCCAGGCTTCGATGCCGAAGCCCTGCCGGGCGCGATCCATCGCATTCTCGATACGTTCCAGGCCTTGCGTCAGAACGGCGAAAGTCTGGCCGATGTCTATGCCCGCGTTGGCAAAGACCCTTTCAAAGCCGCTGCCTACGAGCAGCTCGACCGCGCCGCTTAA
- a CDS encoding ferredoxin--NADP reductase produces MHHEKVLETHHYTDRLFSFKTTRPASFRFRSGEFAMLGLEVDGKPLLRAYSVASPSWDDTLEFFSIKVPGGPLTSRLQNVKEGDEIILNKKPTGTLVLDALRPGKNLYLVSTGTGIAPFASLIRDPETYEKFDRVILTHSCRTVAELAYGFDLMKAIEEDEMLSEIVDGKLTHFTSVTREDHTHVGRITKLIDDGTLFDTVGEKPWDPETDRVMICGSTAMTNDVRGASERHGLAEGSNARPGDYVIEKAFVG; encoded by the coding sequence ATGCATCACGAAAAAGTCCTGGAAACGCACCACTACACCGACCGGCTGTTCTCGTTCAAAACAACGCGTCCGGCGTCCTTCCGCTTTCGCTCCGGCGAGTTCGCGATGCTGGGCCTCGAAGTCGACGGCAAGCCGCTGCTGCGCGCTTACTCCGTTGCCAGCCCAAGCTGGGACGACACGCTGGAGTTTTTCTCCATCAAGGTGCCCGGTGGCCCTCTGACTTCGCGTCTGCAGAACGTCAAAGAGGGTGATGAGATCATCCTCAACAAAAAGCCAACCGGCACGCTGGTGCTCGATGCTCTACGCCCGGGCAAAAATCTCTACCTGGTCTCCACCGGCACGGGCATCGCGCCTTTTGCCAGCCTGATCCGCGACCCGGAGACCTATGAGAAATTTGATCGCGTGATCCTCACCCATTCCTGCCGCACGGTGGCCGAGTTGGCCTATGGCTTCGATCTCATGAAGGCCATCGAAGAGGATGAGATGCTCAGCGAGATCGTCGATGGCAAGCTGACCCATTTCACCTCGGTGACCCGCGAAGACCACACGCATGTGGGTCGCATCACCAAGCTGATCGACGATGGCACACTGTTCGACACCGTTGGCGAGAAGCCTTGGGACCCGGAGACGGATCGCGTCATGATTTGCGGTTCCACCGCCATGACCAACGACGTGCGCGGTGCCAGTGAGCGCCATGGCTTGGCCGAGGGCTCCAACGCCCGCCCCGGTGACTATGTCATCGAAAAGGCCTTCGTCGGCTAA
- the cysD gene encoding sulfate adenylyltransferase subunit CysD, which translates to MPDPSSRPDPSPRPAERRLDPTLEALENEAIHIFREVAAEFERPVMLYSVGKDSSVLLHLARKAFYPGKVPFPLLHIDTGWKFTQMLAFRDQVAQEHNLDLMVYTNPRGTAENITPFTYGSSRYTDIMKTEALRIALDAGKFDAAFGGARRDEEASRAKERVYSFRTPNHTWDPRSQRPELWSIYNGMIRQGESIRVFPLSNWTELDIWRYIQAEAIPIVPLYFAKPRPVVQRDGMLMLAEDERLELLPGEQVQTLNVRFRTLGCFPLTAAIRSDATTLDAIIEEVQSATVSERNGRAIDKDQAASMEKKKREGYF; encoded by the coding sequence ATGCCTGACCCATCCTCCCGGCCTGACCCCTCGCCCCGGCCAGCCGAAAGACGCCTCGACCCCACGCTAGAGGCGCTGGAAAATGAGGCGATCCATATCTTTCGCGAAGTTGCCGCCGAGTTCGAACGGCCCGTGATGCTCTATTCAGTGGGCAAGGATTCCTCCGTCTTGCTGCACCTCGCGCGCAAAGCTTTCTATCCGGGCAAGGTGCCCTTCCCGCTGCTCCACATCGATACCGGCTGGAAGTTCACCCAGATGCTCGCCTTCCGCGATCAGGTTGCGCAGGAGCACAATCTGGACCTGATGGTTTACACCAACCCACGTGGCACCGCTGAGAACATCACACCCTTCACCTACGGCTCCTCGCGCTACACCGACATCATGAAGACCGAGGCGCTGCGCATTGCGCTGGATGCTGGCAAGTTTGATGCAGCCTTCGGCGGCGCTCGGCGTGATGAGGAAGCCTCGCGCGCCAAAGAGCGGGTCTATTCCTTCCGCACGCCCAACCACACCTGGGATCCGCGCAGCCAGCGCCCAGAGCTTTGGTCGATCTACAATGGCATGATCCGCCAAGGCGAAAGCATCCGCGTGTTTCCGCTGTCCAATTGGACGGAACTCGACATCTGGCGCTACATCCAAGCCGAAGCTATCCCAATTGTGCCGCTCTATTTCGCCAAGCCGCGCCCTGTGGTGCAGCGTGACGGCATGCTGATGCTGGCTGAGGATGAACGGCTGGAGCTGCTGCCGGGTGAACAGGTTCAGACGCTGAATGTACGGTTTCGCACTCTCGGCTGTTTTCCCCTGACCGCCGCCATCCGGTCCGACGCCACCACGCTCGATGCCATCATCGAAGAGGTCCAAAGCGCCACGGTGTCGGAGCGCAATGGCCGGGCGATCGACAAGGATCAGGCCGCATCCATGGAAAAGAAAAAACGCGAGGGCTATTTCTGA
- a CDS encoding DUF2849 domain-containing protein: MASPKTKDAPRILTANALLSGRTVYWNGTAWCRSADEALRATTSQEIAELEARGAAEEMVNMVVGAYLVPVSEGGTIEPLELRERRRISGPSIGLPGAATA, translated from the coding sequence ATGGCATCGCCCAAAACCAAGGACGCCCCCCGCATCCTCACCGCCAACGCGCTGCTGTCCGGCCGCACCGTCTATTGGAATGGAACAGCCTGGTGCCGCTCGGCCGACGAGGCACTTCGCGCGACCACGTCGCAAGAGATCGCTGAGCTGGAAGCGCGCGGCGCAGCCGAAGAGATGGTCAACATGGTGGTCGGTGCTTACCTCGTGCCGGTTTCCGAAGGCGGCACCATCGAACCCTTGGAACTGCGTGAACGCCGCCGCATCAGCGGCCCAAGCATTGGCTTGCCCGGCGCGGCTACGGCCTGA
- a CDS encoding phosphoadenylyl-sulfate reductase, whose translation MSLPHLANELNVALAKAPLSARIAMIAVRFDRPVFTTSLGLEDQLITSLIADAGRGVEVVTLQTGRLFPETLELLATTEQRYRLSIKRFEPKPSDVKAYVERYGLNGFYDSIEARKACCHVRKVVPLGQALAGADAWITGLRRDQSDSRSAIPFAAWDDARGLIKLNPLADVTSERLNALIAAHAIPTNPLHARGYPSIGCEPCTRAIKPGEPERAGRWWWEKDSRQECGLHLEKPNSAHQSPSQLDTANA comes from the coding sequence ATGTCGCTCCCCCACTTAGCCAATGAATTGAACGTGGCGCTTGCCAAGGCACCACTTTCGGCGCGCATCGCCATGATCGCCGTGCGTTTTGATCGGCCGGTGTTCACGACAAGCCTGGGGTTGGAAGACCAACTGATCACTTCGCTCATCGCCGACGCTGGGCGAGGCGTCGAAGTCGTGACACTGCAGACTGGGCGGCTGTTTCCAGAGACCCTGGAGCTTCTGGCTACAACGGAACAGCGCTACCGCCTGAGCATCAAACGGTTCGAGCCCAAGCCATCCGACGTCAAAGCCTATGTCGAACGCTACGGCCTCAACGGGTTCTATGACAGCATCGAAGCGCGCAAGGCCTGCTGCCATGTCCGCAAGGTGGTGCCGCTTGGCCAGGCGCTGGCTGGGGCCGATGCTTGGATCACTGGCCTGAGGCGAGATCAGTCGGATAGTCGCAGTGCCATCCCGTTTGCCGCGTGGGACGATGCGCGCGGTCTTATCAAGCTCAATCCACTGGCTGATGTCACGAGCGAGCGTCTCAACGCGCTAATCGCCGCGCACGCCATTCCCACCAACCCGCTGCACGCGCGCGGCTATCCGTCCATTGGCTGCGAGCCCTGCACACGGGCGATCAAACCCGGCGAGCCGGAGCGCGCTGGCCGCTGGTGGTGGGAGAAGGACAGTCGCCAGGAGTGTGGCCTGCACCTGGAAAAGCCCAATTCGGCCCATCAATCCCCCTCACAGTTGGACACTGCCAATGCCTGA
- a CDS encoding Lrp/AsnC family transcriptional regulator produces MDELDRRILRVVQNDASLSVEKIADTVGSSKSPVWARIKKLKDAGVIAKEVALLDPEKVGQTEVFFIAVKTDQHEEGWLERFSDAVQDMPEIQEAHRLAGEIDYLLKVRVPDTRAFDAFYKRLVARVRLFAVTSSLSMETLKSTTQMQV; encoded by the coding sequence ATGGATGAACTTGATCGCAGGATTTTGCGGGTTGTGCAGAACGACGCCTCGCTTTCGGTGGAAAAAATCGCGGATACTGTGGGGTCATCTAAGTCGCCGGTATGGGCGCGGATCAAGAAGCTGAAAGACGCCGGGGTGATCGCCAAGGAGGTGGCGCTGCTCGACCCGGAAAAGGTGGGGCAGACGGAAGTGTTCTTCATCGCGGTGAAGACTGATCAGCACGAAGAAGGGTGGCTGGAGCGCTTCAGCGACGCCGTCCAGGATATGCCGGAAATTCAGGAGGCCCATCGGCTTGCCGGTGAGATCGACTACCTTTTGAAAGTGCGGGTCCCGGATACGCGCGCGTTCGACGCTTTTTATAAGAGGCTGGTCGCGCGCGTGCGGCTTTTCGCAGTGACCTCAAGCCTCTCAATGGAAACGCTGAAGTCGACCACCCAGATGCAGGTATAG
- a CDS encoding acetolactate synthase large subunit, giving the protein MTGEQNGADLLVECLEAAGIEVIYGIPGEENTDLMMALDASSIRFVLTRHEQGAAFMASVYGRLTGRAAGCLATLGPGATNLVTGLADATLDHVPLVAITGQASRDRLNLSESHQVVDLDALMAPVTLFTRTVAAGSDIPQTVADAVHIAHSAKPGAVHISLPEDVAAQPVDGSPIALKSIQVDPATDDAVQQLAKTLRAAEIPLVVAGAEVIRAGAARDVAAFCKAHHLPLATSFMGKGLLEPRDELMLFSMGQPFEDHVDQALAASDCVLALGLDPVEIGPKTLSGEKERTVLAIAEQTPDPDAGWPNQGVLRGRLGETLEALSEALDGKKWALSKPMVRAREAMRDDRGSTIEGGETAPLLPAHVLRAIEDDLRPDDVVLSGVGTHKMFIARLLAAKSPGQVIIPNGLAGMGLALPGAIAAAELRSGGRTLAICGDGDFLMNVQEMETAARLGVAMTVLVWVDGGYGLIEKKQDADRGEHTDLSFGSPDWPSLAKAFGWGHRGVETLADLQSALARTRRDITPQLITLPIDYSASVSPNA; this is encoded by the coding sequence ATGACCGGCGAGCAAAACGGCGCGGACCTGCTTGTCGAATGCCTGGAAGCCGCTGGCATCGAGGTGATCTACGGCATACCCGGCGAAGAAAACACCGATCTGATGATGGCGCTTGACGCCTCATCGATCCGCTTCGTGCTAACCCGCCACGAGCAAGGCGCGGCCTTTATGGCGTCGGTCTATGGCCGGTTGACCGGACGTGCCGCCGGCTGTCTAGCGACGCTTGGCCCGGGCGCCACCAACCTGGTCACAGGGCTCGCCGATGCAACGCTCGACCATGTCCCGCTGGTGGCGATCACCGGGCAAGCAAGTCGCGACCGCCTGAACCTTTCCGAAAGTCATCAGGTGGTCGATCTTGATGCACTGATGGCACCCGTCACGCTATTCACCCGCACTGTCGCGGCGGGCAGCGATATCCCTCAAACCGTGGCGGATGCTGTGCATATCGCGCACTCTGCCAAGCCGGGCGCTGTCCACATCAGCCTGCCGGAGGATGTTGCGGCACAACCTGTCGACGGTAGCCCAATCGCGCTGAAATCCATCCAGGTTGATCCAGCCACCGACGACGCGGTTCAGCAACTGGCCAAGACGTTGCGCGCGGCGGAAATCCCGCTGGTTGTTGCAGGTGCCGAGGTAATTCGCGCCGGTGCAGCGCGCGATGTCGCAGCATTTTGCAAAGCGCATCATCTGCCGCTCGCCACAAGCTTCATGGGCAAGGGACTGCTGGAGCCGCGCGATGAGCTGATGCTCTTCAGCATGGGCCAGCCTTTTGAGGATCATGTCGATCAGGCCCTGGCGGCCAGCGATTGTGTTCTCGCGCTGGGCCTCGATCCAGTTGAAATCGGCCCCAAGACGCTATCGGGCGAAAAGGAGCGCACCGTTCTGGCGATCGCCGAACAAACGCCCGATCCTGATGCCGGCTGGCCCAACCAGGGCGTTCTGCGAGGAAGGCTTGGCGAGACATTGGAGGCGCTCAGCGAAGCGTTGGACGGCAAAAAATGGGCGCTTTCCAAACCAATGGTCCGCGCACGCGAGGCGATGCGCGATGATCGCGGATCCACGATCGAAGGTGGTGAGACCGCACCGCTCCTGCCAGCCCATGTTTTGCGCGCGATTGAAGACGATCTGCGGCCCGATGATGTCGTGCTTTCCGGCGTCGGCACGCACAAAATGTTCATCGCCCGGTTGTTGGCCGCCAAATCGCCCGGACAGGTGATCATCCCCAACGGGCTTGCCGGCATGGGCCTGGCATTGCCCGGCGCCATCGCGGCGGCAGAGCTTCGGAGCGGTGGCCGCACCTTGGCGATCTGCGGCGATGGCGATTTTCTGATGAATGTGCAGGAGATGGAAACGGCAGCGCGGCTCGGTGTCGCCATGACAGTGCTGGTTTGGGTCGATGGCGGCTATGGGTTGATCGAAAAGAAGCAGGATGCAGACCGCGGCGAGCACACGGATTTGTCCTTCGGGTCGCCCGATTGGCCGTCGCTGGCGAAGGCTTTCGGCTGGGGCCATCGCGGGGTGGAAACCCTGGCCGACCTGCAATCAGCCCTTGCCCGCACGCGACGAGACATCACGCCACAACTGATCACACTGCCGATCGATTATTCGGCGAGCGTCAGCCCCAACGCCTGA
- a CDS encoding DUF934 domain-containing protein, translating to MWIFHANGTLAQIADAPAAITLDPEVADNDAVPAGTNQPIAISFKSFADGRGFSLARRLREAHGPSVTLIATGHVLPDQARHAFQSGFDQILISDKEMERFGRQAWDAALQNAVGTLYLGEASGGGIWARRHAEAPNGTTQAGAR from the coding sequence ATGTGGATTTTCCACGCCAACGGAACCTTGGCGCAGATCGCCGATGCCCCCGCCGCGATCACGCTCGACCCGGAGGTCGCCGACAATGACGCGGTGCCCGCTGGCACGAACCAGCCGATAGCCATTAGCTTCAAAAGCTTCGCCGATGGGCGAGGGTTTTCGCTGGCGCGGCGCCTACGCGAAGCTCATGGTCCGTCCGTAACTCTCATCGCCACAGGCCATGTTTTGCCAGATCAGGCCCGACACGCCTTTCAGAGCGGATTCGATCAGATTTTGATCTCGGACAAGGAAATGGAGCGGTTTGGACGCCAAGCATGGGATGCTGCATTGCAAAATGCAGTCGGAACACTCTATCTCGGCGAAGCGTCCGGTGGTGGCATCTGGGCGCGACGTCACGCAGAAGCACCAAACGGCACGACACAGGCAGGCGCACGCTAA
- a CDS encoding DNA topoisomerase IB gives MLVVDPTRFPIRRQIKNKTVLYVWSERGDVVAEQKLVARLDALAVPPAWNPVFFAVSGRCKVQAMAVDGSGKEQMIYAAWFREKRETDKFDGLWAFGAILPVVRRSAVAALRNPETDAFERSVAACILAIDEGALRVGSRANRQANGTVGAVSLQGKHVDLAETHASLHFTAKGGKERFVRLRQPDLLNHLKARNARGHEDVFAVSTPQGRRKVRPRHVSQWLADHALDPDDASLRLNPFTAKSFRLWHASAAALNIEQQNGGATIKAMSQAAADRLGNTPTVARNSYIHPALFDSELAADRRSTWQVSRAAPFVSRADAALLALLKPEKSRQPKG, from the coding sequence ATGCTTGTCGTCGATCCAACGCGCTTTCCAATCCGTCGGCAGATCAAAAACAAGACCGTGCTCTATGTCTGGAGCGAGCGCGGCGACGTGGTGGCCGAACAGAAACTGGTCGCGCGCCTTGATGCGCTTGCCGTGCCGCCAGCCTGGAATCCGGTTTTCTTCGCTGTCTCCGGCCGCTGCAAGGTTCAGGCAATGGCGGTCGATGGGTCAGGCAAAGAGCAGATGATTTACGCGGCCTGGTTCCGCGAAAAACGCGAAACCGACAAGTTCGACGGGCTTTGGGCCTTTGGCGCCATACTTCCAGTCGTCCGCCGTAGCGCGGTGGCCGCCTTACGCAATCCTGAAACCGACGCCTTTGAACGCTCGGTGGCGGCCTGTATCCTCGCCATCGATGAAGGGGCGCTGCGCGTCGGATCACGTGCTAATCGACAGGCCAATGGCACGGTCGGCGCGGTCAGCCTGCAGGGCAAGCATGTCGATCTGGCAGAGACCCACGCAAGCCTGCACTTCACCGCCAAGGGCGGAAAAGAGCGTTTCGTCCGCCTGCGCCAGCCTGATTTGCTCAACCATTTGAAGGCACGCAACGCACGTGGCCACGAGGATGTGTTTGCCGTTTCCACACCCCAGGGCCGGCGTAAGGTGCGCCCGCGTCATGTCAGTCAATGGCTCGCTGATCACGCACTCGATCCAGATGATGCAAGCCTGCGGCTTAATCCGTTCACGGCGAAGAGTTTTCGGCTTTGGCATGCGAGCGCCGCGGCTCTCAATATCGAGCAACAGAACGGCGGCGCCACCATCAAGGCGATGAGCCAAGCTGCCGCCGACCGCCTTGGCAACACGCCGACCGTGGCGCGCAACAGCTACATCCATCCGGCCTTGTTTGACTCCGAACTGGCAGCCGATCGGCGATCGACCTGGCAGGTTTCGCGAGCCGCACCCTTTGTCTCACGTGCGGACGCCGCTCTGCTGGCCTTGCTCAAACCTGAAAAAAGCCGCCAGCCCAAAGGCTAG